A window of Microbacterium luteolum contains these coding sequences:
- a CDS encoding ABC transporter permease, with product MIRIVGSRLLGMLVVLFLVTLFTYAIFFLLSADPAVQICGKNCTPERIEQIRLNLGLDQPFWTQFWGYVGGLFTGRTFTVAGAAVECAAPCLGYSFQTSQLVGDMIVQRLPITATIAIGAAVLWLLGGVVAGVLSAVKEGKFLDRFFAGLTLGSMSIPNYVLALALQFIFVVALGWLPFPQAVKFADDPGQWFLNFILPWVVLAVGYAAVYTRLTRANVIDTLQENFVRTARAKGLQPGLVWRRHALRPALTPIVTIFGMDVAGLLGGAVITETVFGLNGVGKLTADSITANDQPVIMAVTLLSAFFVIIGNMVVDLLYTAIDPRVRTGASA from the coding sequence ATGATCCGCATCGTCGGCTCACGCCTGCTCGGCATGCTCGTCGTGCTGTTCCTGGTGACGCTGTTCACCTACGCGATCTTCTTCCTGCTCTCGGCCGATCCTGCCGTGCAGATCTGCGGCAAGAACTGCACACCAGAGCGCATCGAGCAGATCCGTCTCAACCTCGGGCTCGACCAGCCGTTCTGGACCCAGTTCTGGGGCTACGTCGGCGGCCTCTTCACCGGACGCACCTTCACGGTCGCCGGAGCAGCCGTCGAGTGCGCGGCCCCGTGCCTCGGCTACTCGTTCCAGACCAGCCAGCTCGTCGGCGACATGATCGTGCAGCGCCTGCCCATCACGGCGACCATCGCGATCGGCGCGGCCGTGCTCTGGCTTCTCGGCGGCGTCGTGGCGGGTGTGCTCAGCGCGGTGAAGGAGGGGAAGTTCCTCGACCGGTTCTTCGCCGGACTCACCCTCGGCTCCATGTCGATCCCGAACTACGTGCTGGCGCTCGCGCTGCAGTTCATCTTCGTGGTCGCGCTCGGCTGGCTCCCCTTCCCGCAGGCCGTGAAGTTCGCGGACGACCCCGGTCAGTGGTTCCTCAACTTCATCCTCCCGTGGGTCGTCCTGGCCGTCGGCTACGCGGCGGTGTACACGCGCCTCACCCGCGCGAACGTGATCGACACCCTGCAGGAGAACTTCGTGCGCACGGCGCGGGCGAAGGGGCTGCAGCCCGGCCTGGTATGGCGCCGGCACGCCCTGCGTCCGGCCCTCACGCCGATCGTCACGATCTTCGGCATGGACGTCGCCGGACTCCTCGGCGGCGCGGTCATCACCGAGACGGTCTTCGGCCTCAACGGCGTCGGCAAGCTCACCGCCGACTCCATCACCGCGAACGACCAGCCCGTCATCATGGCCGTCACCCTGCTGTCGGCGTTCTTCGTGATCATCGGCAACATGGTCGTCGACCTGCTGTACACCGCGATCGATCCGCGCGTCAGGACGGGGGCATCCGCATGA
- a CDS encoding ABC transporter permease, translating into MTFSSTSLEAEAEATPAGDSSLHETLESPPASGRRLLRAFLTDWGAMLSSAYILLIILMAIFAPLLTMLSGWGPYEFDQAAIDPNLGAIPIGPFGGISAEHWFGVEPGSGRDIFARIAYGARVSMTVALSATLLTTVIGVVMGLLAGYFGGLVDLVISRVMEFLMAFPALIFMIAILSALPADNRVFLLVVVISLFGWPYLARIVRSQTLSLKEREFVEAAKASGASSRRIIFREILPNLQSTIIVMATLAVPGYIGTEAGLSFLGVGVVPPTPSWGQMIAAATPWYAVDPMYFVIPGAFLFLLVLSFTTLGDRIRTIATSGEARS; encoded by the coding sequence ATGACCTTCAGCTCGACATCGCTCGAAGCCGAAGCCGAAGCCACGCCGGCGGGTGACTCCAGTCTCCACGAGACCCTGGAGTCGCCCCCGGCCTCTGGCCGGCGGCTGCTGAGAGCCTTCCTGACCGACTGGGGCGCCATGCTCTCCAGCGCCTACATCCTGCTCATCATCCTGATGGCGATCTTCGCGCCGCTGCTGACGATGCTGAGCGGATGGGGCCCCTACGAGTTCGATCAGGCGGCGATCGACCCCAACCTCGGCGCCATCCCGATCGGTCCGTTCGGCGGCATCAGCGCCGAGCACTGGTTCGGCGTCGAGCCCGGCAGTGGCCGCGACATCTTCGCCCGCATCGCCTACGGTGCGCGGGTCTCGATGACGGTCGCCTTGTCGGCGACTCTCCTCACCACCGTCATCGGCGTGGTGATGGGGCTGCTCGCCGGCTACTTCGGCGGACTCGTCGACCTCGTCATCTCGCGCGTCATGGAGTTCCTGATGGCGTTCCCCGCCCTCATCTTCATGATCGCGATCCTGTCGGCCCTGCCCGCCGACAACCGCGTCTTCCTGCTCGTGGTCGTCATCTCGCTGTTCGGCTGGCCGTACCTCGCCCGCATCGTGCGGTCGCAGACCCTCTCGCTCAAGGAACGCGAGTTCGTCGAAGCCGCGAAGGCGTCGGGTGCATCGAGCCGCCGGATCATCTTCCGCGAGATCCTGCCGAACCTGCAGTCCACGATCATCGTGATGGCGACCCTCGCCGTCCCCGGCTACATCGGCACCGAGGCCGGACTCTCGTTCCTCGGCGTCGGCGTCGTGCCCCCCACCCCGAGCTGGGGGCAGATGATCGCCGCGGCGACCCCCTGGTACGCCGTCGACCCGATGTACTTCGTGATCCCCGGCGCGTTCCTCTTCCTCCTGGTGCTCTCGTTCACGACCCTCGGCGACCGCATCCGCACCATCGCCACCAGTGGGGAGGCCCGCTCATGA
- a CDS encoding dihydrofolate reductase family protein has product MRPLRYAINVTLDGSVHHEAGLTPDEEFMDFWTAEMDRSDAEIYGRVTYEMMESAWRRPADGVWPDWMDESEVRFAERIDRAKKYVVSSSLTAVDWNAELVEGDLEAAIRTLKQEPGKGLSVGGVTLTLALADLGLIDEYTFAVHPVLAGSGPRLFDGLRERIELELVERQEFRSGVVVQRYRPVALGR; this is encoded by the coding sequence ATGAGACCACTGCGGTATGCGATCAACGTCACGCTCGACGGCAGCGTCCATCACGAGGCGGGGCTCACTCCCGATGAGGAGTTCATGGACTTCTGGACCGCCGAGATGGATCGGTCCGATGCCGAGATCTACGGCCGGGTGACCTACGAGATGATGGAGTCCGCCTGGCGGCGGCCGGCGGATGGCGTCTGGCCCGACTGGATGGACGAGTCGGAGGTCCGCTTCGCCGAGCGCATCGACCGGGCGAAGAAGTACGTCGTATCGAGCAGCCTCACGGCGGTGGACTGGAATGCCGAGCTGGTCGAGGGCGACCTGGAGGCGGCGATCCGCACGCTGAAGCAGGAACCGGGCAAGGGTCTCTCCGTGGGCGGCGTGACGCTCACCCTCGCGCTTGCCGATCTCGGCCTGATCGACGAGTACACGTTCGCCGTGCATCCGGTGCTCGCCGGAAGCGGCCCGAGACTCTTCGACGGGCTGCGCGAGAGGATCGAGCTCGAGCTCGTGGAGCGCCAGGAGTTCCGGTCGGGCGTGGTCGTGCAGAGGTACCGACCGGTCGCCCTCGGTCGTTGA
- a CDS encoding ABC transporter substrate-binding protein, producing MTTSKRLAGFIAAATASALFITGCSAGGGESDPSQAGTGGTPKTGGTVHMLQNADFSYLDPSRGFDGGVNAFYRLIYRGLTMQAAGDAKDPNAIVPDLAESLGEASEDGLTWTYTLKDDIFFDDGTPITSQAMKFGISRSWDPQVGIGSPYLRQVIDAPEGYQGPYVSGDLPTIETPDDKTIVFHLKKPFPDFDNVLAQPNAVPFPEGTGAGDEFIKDIIASGPYTLAEYTPGSSITLERNEFWDEATDDVRKAYPDNWEFEIGIDAATIDERMIAGQSDDKNAISGTVSAATLPRLQTPQLKDRAITADAFCTTYMSMNTTKAPFDDVNVRNAVNWAIDRSALVNASGGTQLADPAFSIIPPVVSSFKDFNLWETEGDKGDTEKAQELLDEAGLSDGFEFTLDIRSQPLMQGRAEAIQQALEPLGITVNLNVIDTSIYYETIGTPAQQNDAAITGWCPDWASSASTIIPPLFDGRNIFEKGNSNLAQINDPAINDRIDEITAMTDVDEAKTAWGDLDEQIMGLSPIAPLVFSKGIFLPGENIAGYYPSTNLTDLTIIGLKDPAKG from the coding sequence GTGACCACATCGAAGAGGCTCGCCGGGTTCATCGCCGCGGCCACCGCATCCGCTCTGTTCATCACCGGCTGTTCCGCCGGTGGAGGAGAGTCCGACCCGTCGCAGGCCGGCACCGGCGGCACCCCGAAGACCGGCGGCACGGTGCACATGCTGCAGAACGCCGACTTCTCCTACCTCGACCCGTCCCGCGGTTTCGACGGCGGCGTCAACGCCTTCTACCGCCTCATCTACCGCGGCCTCACCATGCAGGCCGCCGGTGACGCGAAAGACCCGAACGCCATCGTCCCCGACCTCGCCGAATCGCTCGGCGAGGCCTCGGAAGACGGCCTCACCTGGACCTACACGCTCAAGGACGACATCTTCTTCGACGACGGCACCCCCATCACGTCGCAGGCGATGAAGTTCGGCATCTCGCGCTCGTGGGACCCCCAGGTCGGCATCGGCTCGCCCTACCTGCGTCAGGTCATCGACGCCCCCGAGGGCTACCAGGGCCCGTACGTCTCGGGCGACCTGCCCACGATCGAGACGCCCGACGACAAGACGATCGTCTTCCACCTCAAGAAGCCGTTCCCCGATTTCGACAACGTGCTCGCGCAGCCCAACGCGGTGCCGTTCCCCGAGGGCACCGGAGCCGGCGACGAGTTCATCAAGGACATCATCGCCTCGGGCCCGTACACGCTCGCCGAGTACACCCCCGGCAGCTCGATCACGCTCGAGCGCAACGAGTTCTGGGACGAGGCGACGGATGACGTGCGCAAGGCGTACCCCGACAACTGGGAGTTCGAGATCGGCATCGACGCCGCGACGATCGACGAGCGCATGATCGCCGGTCAGAGCGACGACAAGAACGCCATCTCGGGCACCGTGAGCGCCGCGACCCTGCCGCGTCTGCAGACCCCGCAGCTGAAGGACCGCGCGATCACGGCGGATGCCTTCTGCACGACCTACATGTCGATGAACACCACCAAGGCGCCGTTCGACGACGTCAACGTGCGCAACGCCGTCAACTGGGCGATCGACCGTTCGGCACTGGTCAACGCGAGCGGCGGCACGCAGCTCGCCGACCCGGCGTTCTCGATCATCCCGCCGGTGGTCAGCAGCTTCAAGGACTTCAACCTGTGGGAGACCGAGGGCGACAAGGGTGACACCGAGAAGGCGCAGGAGCTGCTCGACGAGGCCGGTCTCTCCGACGGCTTCGAGTTCACCCTCGACATCCGTTCGCAGCCGCTCATGCAGGGGCGGGCCGAGGCCATCCAGCAGGCTCTCGAGCCCCTCGGCATCACCGTGAACCTCAACGTGATCGACACCTCGATCTACTACGAGACGATCGGCACGCCCGCGCAGCAGAACGACGCCGCGATCACCGGATGGTGCCCGGACTGGGCGTCGAGCGCCAGCACGATCATCCCGCCGCTGTTCGACGGCCGGAACATCTTCGAGAAGGGCAACTCCAACCTCGCCCAGATCAACGACCCGGCCATCAACGACCGCATCGACGAGATCACCGCGATGACCGACGTCGACGAGGCCAAGACCGCGTGGGGCGACCTCGACGAGCAGATCATGGGCTTGTCGCCCATCGCGCCGCTCGTGTTCAGCAAGGGGATCTTCCTGCCCGGTGAGAACATCGCCGGCTACTACCCGAGCACCAACCTGACGGACCTGACGATCATCGGTCTCAAGGACCCCGCGAAGGGCTGA
- a CDS encoding NADP-dependent oxidoreductase — protein MKAVRFHEVGGPEVLQYGDIEQPVPGAGQVRLRVAASAFSAADNGMRAGFLPIPIVLPHVPGYDVSGTIDAIGEGVDGFAVGDAVIGFLPMAEDGGAAEYVVAPAEALVAAPTSVPLADAAALPSVALTARQALFDDGDLQAGQRVLIVGAGGVVGKYAIALAKRAGAYVIATASPLSADAVRAAGADEIIDHTETGVLDAVSEPVDMLLNLAPIEPDEFTALVRLVRDGGVVVSTTAWMPAPDDAERNVRSVVVFVRSDAEKLAELVSLVDSGALHLEVTRRIPLEELPALHAEAAAGRIAGKVIVIP, from the coding sequence ATGAAGGCAGTACGGTTCCACGAAGTGGGCGGACCCGAGGTGCTCCAGTACGGCGACATCGAGCAGCCCGTCCCGGGTGCGGGGCAGGTGCGGCTGCGCGTCGCAGCATCCGCTTTCAGCGCCGCCGACAACGGCATGCGCGCGGGATTCCTGCCCATCCCGATCGTGCTCCCGCACGTGCCGGGGTACGACGTCTCGGGCACGATCGACGCGATCGGCGAGGGCGTCGACGGCTTCGCGGTGGGCGACGCCGTGATCGGCTTCCTGCCGATGGCCGAAGACGGCGGCGCGGCGGAGTACGTCGTCGCCCCGGCCGAGGCGCTCGTCGCAGCGCCGACCTCGGTGCCGCTGGCGGATGCCGCAGCACTCCCCTCCGTCGCCCTCACCGCGCGCCAGGCGCTCTTCGACGACGGAGACCTCCAGGCCGGACAGCGCGTGCTCATCGTCGGCGCCGGTGGCGTCGTCGGCAAGTACGCGATCGCCCTGGCCAAGCGCGCAGGCGCCTACGTCATCGCCACTGCGAGCCCCCTGAGTGCGGATGCCGTCCGCGCAGCCGGAGCCGACGAGATCATCGACCACACCGAGACCGGTGTGCTCGACGCGGTCTCCGAGCCGGTCGACATGCTCCTCAACCTCGCACCGATCGAACCGGACGAGTTCACCGCGCTCGTGCGGCTGGTCCGCGACGGGGGAGTCGTGGTCAGCACCACCGCCTGGATGCCCGCACCCGACGACGCCGAGCGGAATGTGCGGTCGGTCGTCGTCTTCGTCCGCAGCGATGCCGAGAAGCTCGCCGAGCTCGTGTCGCTGGTCGACAGCGGGGCCCTCCACCTCGAGGTCACGCGGCGCATCCCCCTCGAGGAGCTTCCGGCGCTGCACGCGGAGGCGGCCGCGGGGCGGATCGCGGGCAAGGTCATCGTCATTCCGTGA
- a CDS encoding stage II sporulation protein M, translating to MSTQQISIAHPEPVRFWRRPFRVVRENMRVYLILNAAAYGLALLGFAIGIIFPDLVAARAAGLEEDGTGELVRWLVNTPPLFALTILGVNLFRLSALTIVLPSLIVPFAGLAFFGYWSLTTGITLVPTSDTGWVALIPHSLTFLIELQAYVLFLLGAFLVGKYWLFPRTAGAENRRQGYLRGLRQLGLLALPALVLLIIGALWEAYSLRYLVHPLAQLLL from the coding sequence ATGTCCACTCAGCAGATCTCCATCGCTCATCCCGAGCCCGTCCGCTTCTGGCGCAGGCCCTTCCGGGTCGTGCGCGAGAACATGCGCGTCTACCTCATCCTCAACGCTGCTGCCTATGGGCTCGCGCTCCTCGGCTTCGCGATCGGGATCATCTTCCCCGATCTCGTCGCCGCCCGAGCCGCAGGGCTGGAGGAGGACGGGACGGGCGAGCTCGTGCGCTGGCTCGTCAATACGCCTCCGCTGTTCGCGCTGACGATCCTCGGCGTGAACCTGTTCCGCCTCAGCGCTCTGACCATCGTGCTGCCGTCGCTGATCGTGCCGTTCGCTGGGCTCGCGTTCTTCGGGTACTGGTCCTTGACCACGGGGATCACTCTCGTCCCGACCTCGGACACGGGTTGGGTCGCGCTCATCCCGCACTCGCTGACGTTCCTCATCGAACTGCAGGCCTACGTGCTGTTCCTGCTGGGAGCGTTCCTGGTCGGCAAGTACTGGCTCTTCCCGCGCACGGCGGGGGCAGAGAACCGGCGCCAGGGTTACCTGCGGGGCCTCCGTCAGCTGGGCCTGCTCGCACTCCCGGCGCTCGTGCTGCTCATCATCGGAGCCCTCTGGGAGGCGTATTCGCTGCGCTACCTGGTGCATCCGCTCGCGCAGCTGCTGCTCTGA
- a CDS encoding MarR family winged helix-turn-helix transcriptional regulator — translation MSTQPPRLSATELAAYFAFTEVSSLLRHAVEKQLKDVGQLSYVQFQLLARLGDAPGGSQRMTDLADGVVYSRSGLTYQAQSLEERGLVTRAPSPEDERSTIVAITAAGREVLAKVFPGHIEAVKSLLFESLTDADVEALARMMTQVSGHLRANPPRSAGRRKAPTSAPASPSASRASSARGSVTD, via the coding sequence ATGAGCACACAACCCCCTCGGCTCTCTGCCACGGAGCTCGCGGCCTACTTCGCGTTCACCGAGGTGAGCAGCCTGCTGCGGCACGCGGTCGAGAAGCAGCTGAAGGATGTCGGGCAGCTCAGTTACGTGCAGTTCCAGCTGCTGGCGCGGCTCGGCGATGCGCCCGGCGGCAGTCAGCGGATGACGGATCTCGCCGACGGCGTCGTCTACAGCCGCAGCGGGCTGACGTACCAGGCGCAGTCGCTCGAGGAGCGCGGTCTGGTCACGCGTGCCCCGTCACCCGAGGATGAGCGGAGTACGATCGTCGCGATCACGGCCGCGGGCCGCGAGGTGCTGGCCAAGGTGTTCCCGGGGCACATCGAGGCCGTGAAGAGCCTGCTGTTCGAGTCACTGACGGATGCCGACGTCGAGGCGCTCGCGCGGATGATGACGCAGGTCAGCGGACACCTGCGGGCGAATCCCCCGCGCTCCGCCGGCCGGCGCAAGGCCCCGACCTCGGCACCCGCGAGCCCGAGTGCGTCGAGGGCGTCGAGTGCGCGAGGCTCTGTCACGGATTGA
- a CDS encoding HAD family hydrolase, with protein MTPIRAVLFDLDGVVRHFDADFTADIEARHGLSPGAVLDAAFEPDLLAQVTTGAISRRTWVERVGATLGSVAAAEEWGCQPSEADPDVLAIVEALRAAGIRTAILTNGTDTIPAEAAELGLTAHFDAIFNSAEIGWAKPDIRAFQHVLDALGLAGAEVFFTDDSASKLAGAEELGMPTHRFTSADALRVALRAAGVGV; from the coding sequence ATGACCCCGATCCGCGCGGTGCTGTTCGACCTCGACGGTGTCGTCCGCCATTTCGATGCGGACTTCACCGCCGACATCGAGGCTCGGCACGGCCTCTCGCCGGGCGCGGTGCTGGACGCCGCCTTCGAGCCGGATCTGCTCGCACAGGTGACGACCGGCGCGATCTCGCGCCGCACGTGGGTTGAACGCGTCGGAGCCACGCTCGGCTCGGTGGCGGCGGCCGAGGAATGGGGGTGTCAGCCGTCTGAGGCCGACCCCGACGTGCTCGCCATCGTGGAGGCACTGCGTGCCGCCGGCATCCGCACCGCCATCCTCACCAACGGCACCGACACGATCCCCGCCGAGGCCGCGGAGCTCGGCCTCACCGCGCACTTCGACGCCATCTTCAACTCCGCGGAGATCGGCTGGGCGAAGCCCGACATCCGGGCGTTCCAGCACGTGCTCGACGCCCTCGGACTCGCGGGCGCGGAGGTCTTCTTCACGGATGACTCCGCCTCGAAGCTCGCTGGCGCGGAAGAGCTGGGGATGCCGACGCATCGGTTCACGTCGGCGGACGCGCTTCGTGTTGCTCTGCGGGCGGCGGGGGTCGGGGTCTGA